A DNA window from Hemibagrus wyckioides isolate EC202008001 linkage group LG11, SWU_Hwy_1.0, whole genome shotgun sequence contains the following coding sequences:
- the dipk1ab gene encoding divergent protein kinase domain 1A, with product MARNVIPWIWLRKPIYIQARFSYLHMKYLFFSWLAVFVGSWVVYVEYSSYTELCRGHECKNTICDKFQKGVIDGTACSSLCEKETLYFGKCLSAKPSNQVYSGSWGDLEGIIKCHMEDVPHYDLEGELEPRRESAAFNRPTRGTSVEKFREMVLSHLKEKVGDQANLHDLVALVLGVADANKDSEISLAEARSAWALLQLNEFLMAVVLQGREHTPRLLGFCGDLYVVEKVPYAPLYGLSLPWAVELWLPAGLRRRIDQWVTPSWPRKAKIAIGLLELVEDIFHGPFGSFLMCEVNAACFGYNEHHDLKVLDARRIIPEAAFQKVMRERRCDVDADCLYGVDCHTTCDLTKHRCTTEVTQPNLAKVCAALKDYLLYGAPQDVKEELEKQLYACMALRGATEQMEMEHSLILNNLKTLLWKKISHTKDSK from the exons GCTCGGTTCTCCTACTTGCACATGAAGTACCTGTTCTTTTCCTGGCTGGCCGTCTTTGTGGGAAGTTGGGTGGTATATGTCGAGTACTCCTCCTATACAGAGCTGTGCCGTGGACATGAGTGCAAAAACACTATT tgtgatAAGTTCCAGAAAGGAGTGATCGATGGTACAGCCTGCAGCAGCTTATGTGAGAAGGAGACGCTGTATTTTGGGAAATGCCTGTCTGCCAAACCCAGTAACCAG GTGTATTCTGGGAGCTGGGGAGATTTGGAGGGTATCATTAAGTGCCACATGGAGGACGTTCCTCACTATGACCTGGAAGGAGAGCTGGAGCCACGGAGAGAATCAGCAGCCTTTAACAGGCCCACTAGAGGCACATCTGTGGAGAAGTTCAGAGAGATGGTCCTGAGCCATTTAAAG GAGAAGGTGGGAGATCAGGCCAACCTGCATGACTTAGTGGCACTTGTGCTCGGCGTGGCTGATGCCAACAAGGACAGCGAGATATCTCTGGCAGAGGCACGCTCAGCCTGGGCTCTGCTGCAGCTGAACGAGTTTTTGATGGCGGTGGTTCTGCAGGGGCGGGAACACACACCAAGGCTGCTGGGCTTTTGTGGAGACTTGTATGTAGTGGAAAAGGTGCCGTATGCACCACTTTATGGCCTCAGCCTGCCCTGGGCCGTGGAGTTATGGCTTCCAGCAGGACTGCGCAGGAGAATTGATCAGTGGGTGACGCCGTCATGGCCTCGCAAGGCCAAAATTGCAATCGGTCTCTTAGAACTGGTGGAAGACATCTTCCACGGGCCATTTGGCAGCTTTCTCATGTGTGAAGTGAACGCAGCATGCTTTGGCTACAACGAGCACCATGACCTGAAGGTGCTGGATGCCAGACGCATCATTCCTGAAGCTGCTTTCCAGAAAGTGATGCGCGAGCGGCGGTGTGACGTTGACGCCGACTGTCTATATGGGGTAGATTGCCACACCACCTGTGACCTCACCAAGCACCGCTGCACCACTGAGGTGACGCAGCCCAACCTGGCTAAAGTGTGTGCTGCACTGAAGGACTATCTGCTCTATGGAGCACCACAGGACGTGAAGGAAGAGCTGGAAAAGCAGCTGTATGCATGCATGGCCCTGAGAGGAGCCACTGAGCAAATGGAGATGGAACACTCACTTATCTTAAACAATCTGAAGACACTGCTGTGGAAGAAGATTTCACACACCAAGGACTCCAAGTGA